GCCAGCGCCTGCGCGTAGGCATGCTCGTTGGGATAGACATGCGCGTCCATGAAGGCGCGCAGGCGGTCCTGCAATTCGAGGGATTTGGCGCTGTAGCTGTACATGATGGGCGGCCCGTCATTTGGAGGATGGGGAGAGGTGTTTCACCCCCATTTGTCTCAATCGCCGGGCCGCCGTCAATCGTGCGGCGTAAGGCAGTGCCAAAAGCTCGCGCCCTGCGGGCTCAGGCCAGCCAGTCTTCGGCACGATGATCCGTTATCAGGTCCACGCCGCCATTCAGCATACGGAAGAACATGTTATCGCCGCGCTCGGTCTGGGTGACCATGACGGCGGCGAAATAGGCGGTGAGGAACAGCTGATAGGCGCCGATGACATAGTGCTTCTGAAGCATGTCGTCGGCATAGTCAGCGACGCCCTGCCGGGCCAGCTCGGCCTTGTAGAGAGAGATGATCCCGTCGCCATGGGTGCGGCGTTCTTCCGCTGTCAGCGCGCCGGCGACGAAGTAGCCGAGGTCGGCGGCGGGTGGGCCGTAGGCGAAGCACTGCCAGTCCACCACGGTGATGGGGGCGCCGCCCTTGTCGCTGGCGAACATCATGTTGTCGGGGCGGAAATCCGCGTGGATGAGGGCGCGCGGACCGCCATGGCGCAGCTCGCCATAGGCTTCCATGCTGGTGCTGAGATGCTTGCCGATATGGCGGGCAGCGTCGCTGACACGGTCGCCATAGCGCTCGACGAACTGATCCCACACCACGGGGAACATCTCCGGCGGCACGGATTGCGGCGCGTTTTCCGTTTCCATTACCCAGGGGCGCTCGTTGAGGCTGTCGTCGTTCCAATAGGCGGCGTTGAGCTTGGCAGATTCCGCGGCGACGAGTTTTGCCTGATCGAGCGTGACGCCGGCCAGCTGGTCCCCCTGCTCGGCGGGCGACAGATCGCCCATGATGAGGACGAAGTCGTGGCTTTCCTCGTTCACGTCGGCAAAGTAGCAGGTGGGCGTGGCGATGCGGGCTGTGGCCTGGAGCTCGTTGTAGAACTTCACCTCGCGATAGTAGTTCCACAGGGCAACGCCGGTGGCGCGGCTCGCTTCGCCATCCGCTGGAAACTTGCCGACAAGCGTGGTGGGTGCATCAGCCGGGGCACTGTCATAGGTCAGCGTAAAGCGGACGCAGTCCCCGATCTGACCGGTGCCGACCGGCCTGGTGGTGAAGTCCTTCACCTTGGCGTCAATGCCGCGGCGGGCGAGTGCCGCGCTGAGCCAGGGCGCATCGATCTTGCGCCAGTCGCGGATATCGAGGGTCATCACTTGCCCTCCGCCGGCGGTGCCAGCAGGTCGCCGAGACCCGTTGCGTCGTGGCGGCCGAGCAGCAATTGCTCGACGATGCCCGCACCCTTGACGGTGGTGCCGCCGATATCGAGTTCGACCGATGACAGGCCCTGCTGGTGCATCCACAGGGGGTTTCCTTCGTCTGCGTCGGTGGAGGCGAATTGCTCGTGCTCCACTTTCAGCTCGCCGAGATCACGCCCATGGCCCCAGACCGGGTGGGTGTAGCCGAGGCCGGACATGAAGAAGCGGCTCTTGATCTCATACCGCAGCTGCGCGTCGCCGCCCTCGCCTTTCAGGTGCACGGTCAGCGCATTGATGCGGCGGGTGCCGGGGGCGAAGGTGATATCGAACTCGACG
The sequence above is drawn from the Pyruvatibacter mobilis genome and encodes:
- a CDS encoding phosphotransferase produces the protein MTLDIRDWRKIDAPWLSAALARRGIDAKVKDFTTRPVGTGQIGDCVRFTLTYDSAPADAPTTLVGKFPADGEASRATGVALWNYYREVKFYNELQATARIATPTCYFADVNEESHDFVLIMGDLSPAEQGDQLAGVTLDQAKLVAAESAKLNAAYWNDDSLNERPWVMETENAPQSVPPEMFPVVWDQFVERYGDRVSDAARHIGKHLSTSMEAYGELRHGGPRALIHADFRPDNMMFASDKGGAPITVVDWQCFAYGPPAADLGYFVAGALTAEERRTHGDGIISLYKAELARQGVADYADDMLQKHYVIGAYQLFLTAYFAAVMVTQTERGDNMFFRMLNGGVDLITDHRAEDWLA